From Musa acuminata AAA Group cultivar baxijiao chromosome BXJ3-8, Cavendish_Baxijiao_AAA, whole genome shotgun sequence, one genomic window encodes:
- the LOC135644872 gene encoding cold-responsive protein kinase 1-like isoform X1, whose protein sequence is MSCFSFVFQRTSCSGEQRNQLYEDIPGIRNIKIYTYKELKNATGDFSLANKVGEGGFGSVYKGRLKDGKIVAVKVLSSESRQGAREFLTEMTVISDVVHENLVSLYGCCVEGTHRILVYNYLENNSLAQTLLGSGHSTIKFNWRTRVRICIGVARGLAFLHEEVQPRIVHRDIKASNILLDKDLTPKISDFGLARFLPPNTTHVSTRVAGTIGYLAPEYAIRGQVTRKSDVYSFGVLLLEIVTGRCNTNTRLPYEDQFLLERIWSLYERGEMTYIIDTDLADDLDVDEACKFLKVGLLCTQDAAKLRPSMSDVVRMLTGEKDVDLEEITKPGLLGDFLDLRSQKRTDDIHVPSLISSGHDSSPLLSENTTLASMTST, encoded by the exons ATGAGTTGTTTCTCTTTCGTATTtcaaaggacaagttgttcaggggAACAAAGGAATCAACTTTATGAAG ATATTCCGGGAATCAGAAACATTAAAATCTACACATATAAGGAATTGAAAAATGCAACTGGTGATTTCAGCCTTGCCAATAAGGTTGGTGAGGGAGGTTTTGGTTCTGTCTACAAG GGAAGGCTTAAAGATGGGAAAATTGTTGCTGTGAAGGTGCTATCCTCTGAGTCAAGACAAGGAGCACGAGAGTTTTTGACTGAAATGACTGTGATCTCTGATGTTGTGCATGAGAATCTTGTTAGTCTGTATGGTTGCTGTGTTGAAGGAACTCACAGGATACTCGTTTACAATTATCTCGAGAATAATAGCCTTGCTCAAACCCTTCTTG GTTCTGGCCACAGTACTATCAAATTCAACTGGAGAACACGGGTAAGAATCTGCATTGGCGTTGCTCGTGGGCTTGCCTTCCTACACGAGGAAGTCCAGCCTCGTATAGTTCACAGGGACATTAAGGCCAGCAATATTCTTCTTGATAAGGATCTTACACCCAAGATTTCTGATTTTGGTTTAGCAAGGTTTCTGCCACCAAATACTACCCATGTCAGCACTCGAGTAGCTGGAACAAT CGGTTACTTGGCTCCTGAATATGCAATTAGAGGGCAAGTTACACGGAAGTCTGATGTGTACAGCTTTGGCGTGCTTCTACTAGAAATAGTCACTGGCCGGTGTAACACAAACACAAGATTACCATATGAGGATCAATTTCTACTTGAGAGG ATATGGTCGCTATATGAACGTGGTGAGATGACGTACATTATAGACACTGATTTGGCTGATGATTTAGATGTTGATGAAGCATGCAAGTTCTTGAAGGTCGGGCTTTTATGCACACAGGACGCTGCAAAGCTGCGCCCTTCAATGTCCGATGTTGTCAGGATGCTGACCGGTGAAAAGGATGTTGACTTAGAGGAAATCACGAAGCCTGGTCTACTTGGTGATTTCTTGGACCTTAGAAGCCAGAAGAGAACTGATGACATCCATGTTCCCTCCCTCATATCCTCCGGTCATGATAGTTCACCATTGTTATCAGAAAATACTACACTTGCATCCATGACCTCTACATGA
- the LOC135581499 gene encoding probable UDP-arabinose 4-epimerase 3 isoform X3, giving the protein MQELLTGFLQKTRLMRLCILQLLLMWVKVHLILLVCNRYYHNITANTLTLLEAMSAHGVKTLIYSSTCATYGEPEKMPITEGTPQLPINPYGKAKKMAEDIILDFSKKSDMAVMILRYFNVIGSDPEGRLGEAPRPELREHGRISGACFDAALGIIPGLKVRGTDYPTNDGTCIRDYIDVTDLVDAHVKALDKARPSKVGIYNVGTGKGRSVKEFVKACKKATGVEVKVEYLSRRPGDYAEVYSDPSKINQELNWTAQYINLQESLSVAWRWQKAHPNGYGSQSVITL; this is encoded by the exons ATGCAAGAGCT GTTAACAGGATTTTTGCAGAAAACGCGTTTGATGCGGTTATGCATTTTGCAGCTGTTGCTTATGTGGGTGAAAGTACACTTGATCCTCTTAG TCTGCAACAGGTACTATCATAATATCACAGCAAATACTTTGACACTTCTTGAGGCTATGTCAGCACATGGCGTTAAAACTCTTATTTACTCGAGTACTTGTGCTACTTATGGAGAGCCAGAAAAAATGCCCATTACAGAAGGAACACCTCAG CTTCCTATCAACCCATATGGGAAGGCTAAGAAAATGGCAgaagatataattttggatttctCAAAGAAATCAGACATGGCTGTCATGATCTTAAG ATATTTTAATGTCATCGGATCAGATCCAGAAGGAAGATTAGGTGAAGCCCCCAGACCTGAGCTAAGGGAGCATGGACGAATTTCTGGTGCATGTTTTGATGCAGCACTCGGGATAATACCAGGGTTGAAG GTTAGAGGAACAGACTACCCGACGAATGACGGAACTTGTATAAGAGACTATATCGATGTCACTGATCTTGTCGATGCACATGTGAAAGCCCTTGACAAAGCAAGGCCTAGCAAAGTTGGCATATACAATGTCGGCACTGGAAAAG GCAGATCCGTCAAAGAGTTTGTCAAAGCCTGCAAGAAAGCAACTGGGGTGGAGGTTAAAGTTGAGTATCTCAGCCGGAGGCCTGGGGACTATGCTGAGGTTTACAGTGATCCATCGAAGATAAATCAGGAGCTCAACTGGACAGCGCAGTATATAAATCTTCAGGAAAGCCTTTCAGTTGCATGGAGATGGCAGAAAGCACATCCTAATGGTTATGGCTCACAATCAGTCATCAcactttga
- the LOC135644872 gene encoding cold-responsive protein kinase 1-like isoform X2, which produces MQLVISALPIRLVREVLVLSTRLKDGKIVAVKVLSSESRQGAREFLTEMTVISDVVHENLVSLYGCCVEGTHRILVYNYLENNSLAQTLLGSGHSTIKFNWRTRVRICIGVARGLAFLHEEVQPRIVHRDIKASNILLDKDLTPKISDFGLARFLPPNTTHVSTRVAGTIGYLAPEYAIRGQVTRKSDVYSFGVLLLEIVTGRCNTNTRLPYEDQFLLERIWSLYERGEMTYIIDTDLADDLDVDEACKFLKVGLLCTQDAAKLRPSMSDVVRMLTGEKDVDLEEITKPGLLGDFLDLRSQKRTDDIHVPSLISSGHDSSPLLSENTTLASMTST; this is translated from the exons ATGCAACTGGTGATTTCAGCCTTGCCAATAAGGTTGGTGAGGGAGGTTTTGGTTCTGTCTACAAG GCTTAAAGATGGGAAAATTGTTGCTGTGAAGGTGCTATCCTCTGAGTCAAGACAAGGAGCACGAGAGTTTTTGACTGAAATGACTGTGATCTCTGATGTTGTGCATGAGAATCTTGTTAGTCTGTATGGTTGCTGTGTTGAAGGAACTCACAGGATACTCGTTTACAATTATCTCGAGAATAATAGCCTTGCTCAAACCCTTCTTG GTTCTGGCCACAGTACTATCAAATTCAACTGGAGAACACGGGTAAGAATCTGCATTGGCGTTGCTCGTGGGCTTGCCTTCCTACACGAGGAAGTCCAGCCTCGTATAGTTCACAGGGACATTAAGGCCAGCAATATTCTTCTTGATAAGGATCTTACACCCAAGATTTCTGATTTTGGTTTAGCAAGGTTTCTGCCACCAAATACTACCCATGTCAGCACTCGAGTAGCTGGAACAAT CGGTTACTTGGCTCCTGAATATGCAATTAGAGGGCAAGTTACACGGAAGTCTGATGTGTACAGCTTTGGCGTGCTTCTACTAGAAATAGTCACTGGCCGGTGTAACACAAACACAAGATTACCATATGAGGATCAATTTCTACTTGAGAGG ATATGGTCGCTATATGAACGTGGTGAGATGACGTACATTATAGACACTGATTTGGCTGATGATTTAGATGTTGATGAAGCATGCAAGTTCTTGAAGGTCGGGCTTTTATGCACACAGGACGCTGCAAAGCTGCGCCCTTCAATGTCCGATGTTGTCAGGATGCTGACCGGTGAAAAGGATGTTGACTTAGAGGAAATCACGAAGCCTGGTCTACTTGGTGATTTCTTGGACCTTAGAAGCCAGAAGAGAACTGATGACATCCATGTTCCCTCCCTCATATCCTCCGGTCATGATAGTTCACCATTGTTATCAGAAAATACTACACTTGCATCCATGACCTCTACATGA
- the LOC135581499 gene encoding probable UDP-arabinose 4-epimerase 2 isoform X2 gives MLPINRSRSQSRAGSPWSFPGMDYSDSRRKPQVVAKLVMVAILTAFCIFILKQSPAFSGPSLFLRREVGATHVLVTGGAGYIGSHAALRLLKDSYRVTIVDNLSRGNIGAIKVLEGLFPEPGRLQFIYADLGDARAVNRIFAENAFDAVMHFAAVAYVGESTLDPLRYYHNITANTLTLLEAMSAHGVKTLIYSSTCATYGEPEKMPITEGTPQLPINPYGKAKKMAEDIILDFSKKSDMAVMILRYFNVIGSDPEGRLGEAPRPELREHGRISGACFDAALGIIPGLKVRGTDYPTNDGTCIRDYIDVTDLVDAHVKALDKARPSKVGIYNVGTGKGRSVKEFVKACKKATGVEVKVEYLSRRPGDYAEVYSDPSKINQELNWTAQYINLQESLSVAWRWQKAHPNGYGSQSVITL, from the exons ATGCTACCCATCAATAGGAGCAGAAGTCAGTCCAGGGCTGGTAGTCCTTGGTCTTTTCCAG GAATGGACTACTCAGATTCAAGGCGCAAACCACAGGTTGTTGCAAAACTTGTTATGGTGGCTATTCTTACTGCCTTTTGCATATTCATTTTGAAGCAATCCCCTGCTTTCAGTGGACCTAGCCTG TTTTTACGTCGTGAAGTCGGAGCAACCCATGTTTTAGTAACAGGAGGTGCTGGGTATATTGGTTCACATGCtgctcttcgcctattgaaggactcATACAGAGTAACCATAGTG GACAACCTTTCTAGAGGAAATATCGGAGCCATCAAAGTTCTGGAGGGGCTGTTTCCAGAACCTGGGAGACTTCAATTTATTTATGCTGATTTAGGCGATGCAAGAGCT GTTAACAGGATTTTTGCAGAAAACGCGTTTGATGCGGTTATGCATTTTGCAGCTGTTGCTTATGTGGGTGAAAGTACACTTGATCCTCTTAG GTACTATCATAATATCACAGCAAATACTTTGACACTTCTTGAGGCTATGTCAGCACATGGCGTTAAAACTCTTATTTACTCGAGTACTTGTGCTACTTATGGAGAGCCAGAAAAAATGCCCATTACAGAAGGAACACCTCAG CTTCCTATCAACCCATATGGGAAGGCTAAGAAAATGGCAgaagatataattttggatttctCAAAGAAATCAGACATGGCTGTCATGATCTTAAG ATATTTTAATGTCATCGGATCAGATCCAGAAGGAAGATTAGGTGAAGCCCCCAGACCTGAGCTAAGGGAGCATGGACGAATTTCTGGTGCATGTTTTGATGCAGCACTCGGGATAATACCAGGGTTGAAG GTTAGAGGAACAGACTACCCGACGAATGACGGAACTTGTATAAGAGACTATATCGATGTCACTGATCTTGTCGATGCACATGTGAAAGCCCTTGACAAAGCAAGGCCTAGCAAAGTTGGCATATACAATGTCGGCACTGGAAAAG GCAGATCCGTCAAAGAGTTTGTCAAAGCCTGCAAGAAAGCAACTGGGGTGGAGGTTAAAGTTGAGTATCTCAGCCGGAGGCCTGGGGACTATGCTGAGGTTTACAGTGATCCATCGAAGATAAATCAGGAGCTCAACTGGACAGCGCAGTATATAAATCTTCAGGAAAGCCTTTCAGTTGCATGGAGATGGCAGAAAGCACATCCTAATGGTTATGGCTCACAATCAGTCATCAcactttga
- the LOC135644659 gene encoding NAC domain-containing protein 21/22-like — translation MSFLSMTEARLPPGFRFHPRDEELVCDYLEKKVRGGSDGAGSSHGGYPVIVDVDLNKCEPWDLPEMACVGGKVWYFYSLRDRKYATGQRTNRATMTGYWKATGKDRQVKRRGAMVGMRKTLVFYHGRAPKGKKTDWVMHEFRMESSDPPSFPPLREDWVLCRVLHKSRYGATTSMTTSCHDHANASSLPPLMEPFISFDPARLESNAQAPCFSDLPPSSVPLQDAAAPPTSSIGGFPDSGACDRDDKVIKTLLNHFLPPSLPQGSSEGFFFADNGLSHMWNTF, via the exons ATGAGCTTCTTGAGCATGACGGAGGCGAGGCTGCCGCCGGGGTTCCGATTCCACCCGCGGGACGAAGAGCTTGTGTGTGACTACCTGGAGAAGAAGGTGAGAGGCGGCAGTGATGGCGCCGGCAGCTCCCACGGCGGCTACCCCGTCATCGTCGACGTCGACCTCAACAAGTGCGAGCCATGGGACCTTCCCG AGATGGCATGTGTGGGCGGCAAGGTGTGGTACTTCTACAGCCTGCGGGATCGCAAGTACGCGACGGGGCAGCGGACCAACCGCGCCACCATGACCGGATACTGGAAGGCCACCGGGAAGGACCGGCAGGTGAAGCGGCGGGGGGCGATGGTGGGCATGAGGAAGACGCTCGTGTTCTACCATGGACGAGCTCCCAAGGGGAAGAAGACCGACTGGGTCATGCATGAGTTCCGAATGGAATCCAGTGATCCACCAAGCTTCCCTCCTCTCCGT GAAGATTGGGTCTTGTGCAGGGTGCTCCACAAGAGCAGATATGGTGCCACCACCTCCATGACGACTTCCTGCCATGACCACGCAAACGCTTCCTCCCTTCCTCCCCTCATGGAGCCTTTCATCAGCTTCGACCCTGCGAGGCTGGAGAGCAACGCGCAGGCGCCCTGCTTCTCCGACCTCCCGCCGAGCTCGGTGCCCCTGCAAGATGCTGCAGCTCCTCCGACCTCCTCCATAGGTGGCTTCCCAGACTCGGGTGCCTGTGACCGTGATGACAAGGTCATCAAGACTCTGTTGAACCACTTCCTCCCTCCATCTCTGCCTCAGGGAAGCTCGGAGGGCTTCTTCTTCGCTGACAATGGCTTGTCCCACATGTGGAACACTTTTTAG
- the LOC103995623 gene encoding F-box/WD-40 repeat-containing protein At5g21040 — MALECRGIEESLPEKFAASTWDEEVLWAGVPSQVLCVSSKPMCSKKPYSKSITRKSVSSVPLKKVDSKSERTTADEAGPNGQPLSFTDLPATVVSEILQCLDAKDLGIMSCVSTLLNSLASDHYGWKDFYCDRWGPPRGLNPPAGPGFPNHKSWKELFVEREFRSKSFMGRYSMEDLHGHTEAVRAVFLLQSAKLIFTGGYDAVIRMWDMEEGLSVAVSRPLGCTIRAITADSELLVAGGTDAFLQCWRAIEGHPHLFDIAGVSVNHNCNFRLWGHEGPVTCLALDSTRIYSGSWDMSVRIWDRTHSKCLRTLRHGDWVWSLVPRGGTVASTAGRDAYIWDIDTGCLMTVIHNAHEGNAYSLTRSHLGDLLFTGGEDGMIHMYQVSHDCDAEDIKPVVTWIPHTGPVHSLAFEFPWVVSSSSDGRIALINVRKLLKSGQSCTSSQQSQVRHSTPDAVEPPQRMLHGFGCNLFSVDIGADRIICGGEEGIIRIWNFSQALEVAKRAQALRSVRLENRMRRRKAQIEMCSNGACADQCSVAARRNQLNGERSGVWHSKRGMSGKLKA; from the coding sequence ATGGCCTTAGAATGCCGAGGGATAGAGGAATCATTGCCAGAGAAGTTTGCCGCTAGTACTTGGGACGAAGAAGTTCTCTGGGCTGGCGTCCCTTCCCAAGTTTTATGTGTCAGCTCGAAACCAATGTGCAGCAAGAAACCTTACAGCAAATCCATTACTCGGAAATCTGTTTCCTCGGTTCCTTTGAAGAAAGTTGACTCCAAGTCTGAGAGGACGACAGCTGATGAGGCAGGTCCTAATGGTCAACCCCTTTCCTTCACGGACCTTCCTGCGACTGTAGTTTCTGAGATTCTTCAGTGTCTCGATGCCAAAGATCTCGGCATCATGTCCTGTGTCTCTACTCTGCTCAATAGCCTTGCATCTGACCATTATGGGTGGAAGGATTTCTATTGTGATAGATGGGGTCCTCCACGGGGACTGAATCCTCCTGCTGGACCTGGCTTCCCAAACCATAAATCTTGGAAGGAGTTATTTGTGGAAAGGGAGTTTAGAAGCAAATCGTTCATGGGACGGTACAGCATGGAGGACCTCCATGGCCACACTGAAGCTGTACGAGCTGTATTTCTTCTCCAGTCAGCAAAACTTATCTTTACCGGAGGGTATGACGCTGTCATTCGTATGTGGGACATGGAAGAAGGCTTGTCGGTTGCGGTATCTCGCCCTCTCGGTTGCACAATTCGAGCTATCACTGCTGATTCTGAGCTCTTGGTAGCTGGCGGAACAGATGCATTTCTGCAGTGCTGGAGAGCAATTGAAGGGCATCCACACCTGTTTGACATTGCAGGTGTCTctgtgaaccataactgcaacttCCGCCTATGGGGCCATGAAGGTCCTGTTACTTGTCTTGCTTTAGAttccaccagaatttatagtggttcatggGACATGAGTGTTCGTATATGGGACCGAACTCATTCAAAATGCTTGAGAACATTGAGGCATGGAGATTGGGTGTGGTCTCTCGTCCCTCGTGGTGGAACTGTTGCTAGCACAGCTGGTAGAGATGCTTATATTTGGGACATTGACACTGGATGCTTGATGACTGTTATCCATAATGCTCATGAGGGTAATGCCTATTCTTTGACTCGAAGCCATTTGGGAGATCTTTTATTTACTGGAGGAGAGGATGGCATGATTCATATGTACCAAGTTAGCCATGACTGTGATGCTGAAGATATTAAACCAGTTGTGACTTGGATTCCACACACAGGCCCTGTTCATTCACTTGCTTTTGAGTTTCCATGGGTTGTGTCATCTTCAAGTGATGGGAGGATCGCCCTAATTAATGTGAGGAAGCTGTTGAAGTCTGGTCAATCTTGCACTTCAAGTCAGCAATCTCAGGTCAGGCACTCCACTCCAGATGCAGTGGAGCCACCTCAAAGGATGCTACACGGCTTTGGTTGCAATCTTTTCTCTGTGGACATTGGTGCGGATAGGATCATATGTGGTGGTGAGGAAGGTATTATTAGAATTTGGAACTTTTCACAGGCATTGGAGGTTGCAAAGAGGGCCCAAGCCCTTAGAAGTGTTAGGCTGGAGAACCGGATGAGGCGGCGCAAGGCGCAGATTGAGATGTGTAGTAATGGTGCATGCGCTGATCAGTGTTCGGTTGCAGCAAGAAGGAATCAGCTGAATGGGGAGCGCAGTGGCGTTTGGCACAGTAAGCGTGGCATGAGTGGAAAACTAAAGGCCTAG
- the LOC135581499 gene encoding probable UDP-arabinose 4-epimerase 2 isoform X1, producing MLPINRSRSQSRAGSPWSFPGMDYSDSRRKPQVVAKLVMVAILTAFCIFILKQSPAFSGPSLFLRREVGATHVLVTGGAGYIGSHAALRLLKDSYRVTIVDNLSRGNIGAIKVLEGLFPEPGRLQFIYADLGDARAVNRIFAENAFDAVMHFAAVAYVGESTLDPLRYYHNITANTLTLLEAMSAHGVKTLIYSSTCATYGEPEKMPITEGTPQLPINPYGKAKKMAEDIILDFSKKSDMAVMILRYFNVIGSDPEGRLGEAPRPELREHGRISGACFDAALGIIPGLKVRGTDYPTNDGTCIRDYIDVTDLVDAHVKALDKARPSKVGIYNVGTGKGRSVKEFVKACKKATGVEVKVEYLSRRPGDYAEVYSDPSKINQELNWTAQYINLQESLSVAWRWQKAHPNGYGSQSVITL from the exons ATGCTACCCATCAATAGGAGCAGAAGTCAGTCCAGGGCTGGTAGTCCTTGGTCTTTTCCAG GAATGGACTACTCAGATTCAAGGCGCAAACCACAGGTTGTTGCAAAACTTGTTATGGTGGCTATTCTTACTGCCTTTTGCATATTCATTTTGAAGCAATCCCCTGCTTTCAGTGGACCTAGCCTG TTTTTACGTCGTGAAGTCGGAGCAACCCATGTTTTAGTAACAGGAGGTGCTGGGTATATTGGTTCACATGCtgctcttcgcctattgaaggactcATACAGAGTAACCATAGTG GACAACCTTTCTAGAGGAAATATCGGAGCCATCAAAGTTCTGGAGGGGCTGTTTCCAGAACCTGGGAGACTTCAATTTATTTATGCTGATTTAGGCGATGCAAGAGCT GTTAACAGGATTTTTGCAGAAAACGCGTTTGATGCGGTTATGCATTTTGCAGCTGTTGCTTATGTGGGTGAAAGTACACTTGATCCTCTTAGGTAC TATCATAATATCACAGCAAATACTTTGACACTTCTTGAGGCTATGTCAGCACATGGCGTTAAAACTCTTATTTACTCGAGTACTTGTGCTACTTATGGAGAGCCAGAAAAAATGCCCATTACAGAAGGAACACCTCAG CTTCCTATCAACCCATATGGGAAGGCTAAGAAAATGGCAgaagatataattttggatttctCAAAGAAATCAGACATGGCTGTCATGATCTTAAG ATATTTTAATGTCATCGGATCAGATCCAGAAGGAAGATTAGGTGAAGCCCCCAGACCTGAGCTAAGGGAGCATGGACGAATTTCTGGTGCATGTTTTGATGCAGCACTCGGGATAATACCAGGGTTGAAG GTTAGAGGAACAGACTACCCGACGAATGACGGAACTTGTATAAGAGACTATATCGATGTCACTGATCTTGTCGATGCACATGTGAAAGCCCTTGACAAAGCAAGGCCTAGCAAAGTTGGCATATACAATGTCGGCACTGGAAAAG GCAGATCCGTCAAAGAGTTTGTCAAAGCCTGCAAGAAAGCAACTGGGGTGGAGGTTAAAGTTGAGTATCTCAGCCGGAGGCCTGGGGACTATGCTGAGGTTTACAGTGATCCATCGAAGATAAATCAGGAGCTCAACTGGACAGCGCAGTATATAAATCTTCAGGAAAGCCTTTCAGTTGCATGGAGATGGCAGAAAGCACATCCTAATGGTTATGGCTCACAATCAGTCATCAcactttga